The Halobacillus amylolyticus nucleotide sequence CCATCATGACATTGTTTACGGGATACATTCTTGAATGTATGGATCCCTGCCGTTGTCGGTATTCTGATGGGGCTACAGCTACTAGGGGTATTTAAAATTTCACCTCAGGCATGGGCATTTGCACTTGAAAGAAAATAAGGTAAAGGCTTGCCAAAGTGGCCATTTAGTTATTGTAGAACACCTTTTTGGAATTAAGATGGAAGGAATAATTTTTGAAATGCTTGTCAATATGGCCTCATTATTTGCTGTGTTTGTTATTCATCGAACGGAAAAAGAGATGCGTCTAGCCAGGAAGATTTATCAAAGGCACATATCCAACAGGCTAAAGCTATTGTCATTACTTCTGACTCATCGAAAGGGGAATTAGAAGCAGATCGGTACAGTATTGTGATTACGATTGCTGCAAAGATTGCTAATCCAAGTATAAAGATCCTTACTGAAATTCTCACAGCGAAGCAATCGGAACATGCCAAAAGAGCAGGGGCTACTACTATAATCCCAGCTTATGAATCTTTGGGCAGGGAAATGTATTATCAAATTTATAATAGTGGAATAGAGAGTTTCAATAGATAGCACCACACGTAACCATTTTATAGATGGAAGGTTAGTCAATCCGGAGATACCAACAAAGGGTCAGAAGTATATATTTGAAAATCCTTCTTTCCTTTGATAACTTCGGATATATATGGTAGAAAGAAGAGTACGTTATTCTTAAAGAAGGAGAGATAATTTATGAACAAAACAGAATTAGTTAATAAAGTTGCTGAGGATTCTGAGCTATCAAAGAAGAATGCAGGTAAAGCCGTGGATTCTATTTTGGAATCTATTACAGAAGCACTTTCAAACGAAGATAGTGTTCAAATACTAGGTTTTGGTAACTTTGAAGTAAAAGAAAGGTCAGCACGTAAAGGTCGTAACCCGCAAACAGGTGAGGAAATAGAAATTGCAGCAAGTAAGGCACCTGGATTCAAGCCAGGAAAAAGCCTTAAAGAAGCAGTAAAATAAGATAATTTTAAAATCAGCATTATACATTGACCCTTTTTTGTCTTGGGGGATAATTTTATCCTGTTATTAACAACAAAAGCCAACTTCTTTTTTAAATAAGCTTTCTAGAAGATTTGTTGATACATTATAATTCATAGGTGCAGTTTAGATTGTTGTTCAATTCACAATTTATATCTGAATTGTGAACTTGTAATGTATGTATAATTATCTCCTCGATATTCCATATATTAGCAACTTATTCACTATCCTTTCAGATGTTTATTTAAATCCTTGTCTAATCAATAAAATTGAATTTTGTGTCAATTTAAAATAAACAAATTTAGGTAAGACAACTGAATAGTATCACATACCAAAAAGGCTCTT carries:
- a CDS encoding NAD-binding protein, whose protein sequence is MCCVCYSSNGKRDASSQEDLSKAHIQQAKAIVITSDSSKGELEADRYSIVITIAAKIANPSIKILTEILTAKQSEHAKRAGATTIIPAYESLGREMYYQIYNSGIESFNR
- a CDS encoding HU family DNA-binding protein, which produces MNKTELVNKVAEDSELSKKNAGKAVDSILESITEALSNEDSVQILGFGNFEVKERSARKGRNPQTGEEIEIAASKAPGFKPGKSLKEAVK